GGGCGGTGAGGCGGTGTTCGCGCTTCCCGCGTCGGTGCGCGTGGTGCTGGCCACGGAGCCCGTGGACATGCGCAAGTCGATTGATGGCCTCATGGCGCTGGTGCGCACGGCCTGGGGCGAGGACGTCTACTCGGGCCACCTCTTCGCCTTCGTCTCCAGGCGGGGCGACCGCATCAAGGTGCTGACGTGGAGCCGGGGCGGCTTCGTGCTGCTCTACAAGCGGCTGGAGACGGGAAGATTCCGCCTGCCGCGCGTGGACGCGGAG
The Corallococcus soli genome window above contains:
- the tnpB gene encoding IS66 family insertion sequence element accessory protein TnpB (TnpB, as the term is used for proteins encoded by IS66 family insertion elements, is considered an accessory protein, since TnpC, encoded by a neighboring gene, is a DDE family transposase.), which codes for MFALPASVRVVLATEPVDMRKSIDGLMALVRTAWGEDVYSGHLFAFVSRRGDRIKVLTWSRGGFVLLYKRLETGRFRLPRVDAE